One stretch of Castor canadensis chromosome 14, mCasCan1.hap1v2, whole genome shotgun sequence DNA includes these proteins:
- the Palm gene encoding paralemmin-1 isoform X3, protein MRKQMQEDEQKARLLEESISRLEKEIDALENGELAPAPPKENNTAPSPAQAPALALSPGKEEHKIEMAMNSQQTPLGTPKEKQVSNTPMRTVNGSPMMKAAMYSVEITVEKDKVTGETRVLSSTTLLPRDPLPQGIKVYEDETKVVHAVDGTTENGIHPLSSSEVDELIHKADEVTLSEAGSTAGPAETRGPSEEAVRTTPSRREITGVQAQPGEATSGPPGIQPGQEPPVTMIFMGYQNVEDEAETKKVLGLQDTITAELVVIEDAAEPKEPAPPNGSAAEPPTTVESREENQAGPKATTSDPQDLDMKKQRCKCCSIM, encoded by the exons ATGAGGAAGCAGATGCAGGAGGATGAGCAGAAGGCCCGGCTCCTGGAGGAGTCCATCTCCAG GCTGGAGAAGGAGATCGACGCACTGGAGAATGGAGAGTTGGCCCCGGCCCCCCCAAAGGAGAACAACACAGCCCCAAGCCCAGCCCAGGCCCCTGCCCTGGCCCTGAGCCCAGGCAAGGAGGAGCACAAGATTGAGATGGCAATGAATTCACAGCAG ACCCCACTGGGCACACCCAAAG AGAAGCAAGTCTCCAACACCCCCATGAGGACAGTCAATGGTTCCCCCATGATGAAGGCAG CCATGTACTCAGTCGAGATCACGGTGGAGAAGGACAAGGTGACTGGGGAGACCAGGGTGCTGTCCAGCACCACATTGCTCCCCCGGGATCCCCTCCCTCAGGGCATCAAAGTCTACGAAGACGAGACCAAAG TGGTCCATGCTGTGGACGGCACCACAGAGAATGGGATCCACCCATTGAGCTCCTCTGAGGTGGACGAACTCATCCACAAAGCTGATGAAGTCACACTGAGCGAGGCAGGGTCCACAGCAGGACCAGCAGAGACCCGGGGGCCCTCAGAGGAGGCAGTCCGGACCACGCCCTCCCGGCGGGAGATCACCGGAGTGCAGGCACAGCCAGGAGAAGCCACATCAGGTCCACCAGGCATCCAACCTGGCCAGGAGCCCCCCGTCACCATGATCTTCATGGGCTATCAGAACGTGGAGGATGAAGCTGAGACCAAGAAGGTGCTGGGGCTACAGGACACCATCACAGCAGAGTTGGTGGTCATTGAGGATGCGGCTGAGCCCAAAGAGCCTGCGCCACCCAATGGCAGTGCCGCTGAGCCCCCCACCACTGTGGAGTCCAGGGAGGAAAACCAGGCAGGGCCCAAGGCCACCACCAGCGACCCCCAGGACCTCGACATGAAGAAGCAGCGCTGTAAATGCTGCTCGATCATGTGA
- the Palm gene encoding paralemmin-1 isoform X1, with product MEVLAADTTSQQERLQAIAEKRRRQAEIENKRRQLEDDRRQLQHLKSKALRERWLLEGTPSSASEGDEDMRKQMQEDEQKARLLEESISRLEKEIDALENGELAPAPPKENNTAPSPAQAPALALSPGKEEHKIEMAMNSQQTPLGTPKEKQVSNTPMRTVNGSPMMKAAMYSVEITVEKDKVTGETRVLSSTTLLPRDPLPQGIKVYEDETKVVHAVDGTTENGIHPLSSSEVDELIHKADEVTLSEAGSTAGPAETRGPSEEAVRTTPSRREITGVQAQPGEATSGPPGIQPGQEPPVTMIFMGYQNVEDEAETKKVLGLQDTITAELVVIEDAAEPKEPAPPNGSAAEPPTTVESREENQAGPKATTSDPQDLDMKKQRCKCCSIM from the exons GGTCCTGGCAGCAGACACCACGTCCCAGCAGGAGCGGCTCCAGGCCATTGCA GAGAAGCGAAGGAGGCAGGCAGAGATCGAGAATAAGCGCCGGCAACTGGAGGATGACCGCCGGCAGCTGCAGCACCTGAAG TCCAAGGCACTTCGGGAACGCTGGCTGCTGGAAGGGACGCCATCCTCAGCCTCAGAAGGGGATGAGGACATGAGGAAGCAGATGCAGGAGGATGAGCAGAAGGCCCGGCTCCTGGAGGAGTCCATCTCCAG GCTGGAGAAGGAGATCGACGCACTGGAGAATGGAGAGTTGGCCCCGGCCCCCCCAAAGGAGAACAACACAGCCCCAAGCCCAGCCCAGGCCCCTGCCCTGGCCCTGAGCCCAGGCAAGGAGGAGCACAAGATTGAGATGGCAATGAATTCACAGCAG ACCCCACTGGGCACACCCAAAG AGAAGCAAGTCTCCAACACCCCCATGAGGACAGTCAATGGTTCCCCCATGATGAAGGCAG CCATGTACTCAGTCGAGATCACGGTGGAGAAGGACAAGGTGACTGGGGAGACCAGGGTGCTGTCCAGCACCACATTGCTCCCCCGGGATCCCCTCCCTCAGGGCATCAAAGTCTACGAAGACGAGACCAAAG TGGTCCATGCTGTGGACGGCACCACAGAGAATGGGATCCACCCATTGAGCTCCTCTGAGGTGGACGAACTCATCCACAAAGCTGATGAAGTCACACTGAGCGAGGCAGGGTCCACAGCAGGACCAGCAGAGACCCGGGGGCCCTCAGAGGAGGCAGTCCGGACCACGCCCTCCCGGCGGGAGATCACCGGAGTGCAGGCACAGCCAGGAGAAGCCACATCAGGTCCACCAGGCATCCAACCTGGCCAGGAGCCCCCCGTCACCATGATCTTCATGGGCTATCAGAACGTGGAGGATGAAGCTGAGACCAAGAAGGTGCTGGGGCTACAGGACACCATCACAGCAGAGTTGGTGGTCATTGAGGATGCGGCTGAGCCCAAAGAGCCTGCGCCACCCAATGGCAGTGCCGCTGAGCCCCCCACCACTGTGGAGTCCAGGGAGGAAAACCAGGCAGGGCCCAAGGCCACCACCAGCGACCCCCAGGACCTCGACATGAAGAAGCAGCGCTGTAAATGCTGCTCGATCATGTGA
- the Palm gene encoding paralemmin-1 isoform X2, with protein MEVLAADTTSQQERLQAIAEKRRRQAEIENKRRQLEDDRRQLQHLKSKALRERWLLEGTPSSASEGDEDMRKQMQEDEQKARLLEESISRLEKEIDALENGELAPAPPKENNTAPSPAQAPALALSPGKEEHKIEMAMNSQQTPLGTPKEKQVSNTPMRTVNGSPMMKAVVHAVDGTTENGIHPLSSSEVDELIHKADEVTLSEAGSTAGPAETRGPSEEAVRTTPSRREITGVQAQPGEATSGPPGIQPGQEPPVTMIFMGYQNVEDEAETKKVLGLQDTITAELVVIEDAAEPKEPAPPNGSAAEPPTTVESREENQAGPKATTSDPQDLDMKKQRCKCCSIM; from the exons GGTCCTGGCAGCAGACACCACGTCCCAGCAGGAGCGGCTCCAGGCCATTGCA GAGAAGCGAAGGAGGCAGGCAGAGATCGAGAATAAGCGCCGGCAACTGGAGGATGACCGCCGGCAGCTGCAGCACCTGAAG TCCAAGGCACTTCGGGAACGCTGGCTGCTGGAAGGGACGCCATCCTCAGCCTCAGAAGGGGATGAGGACATGAGGAAGCAGATGCAGGAGGATGAGCAGAAGGCCCGGCTCCTGGAGGAGTCCATCTCCAG GCTGGAGAAGGAGATCGACGCACTGGAGAATGGAGAGTTGGCCCCGGCCCCCCCAAAGGAGAACAACACAGCCCCAAGCCCAGCCCAGGCCCCTGCCCTGGCCCTGAGCCCAGGCAAGGAGGAGCACAAGATTGAGATGGCAATGAATTCACAGCAG ACCCCACTGGGCACACCCAAAG AGAAGCAAGTCTCCAACACCCCCATGAGGACAGTCAATGGTTCCCCCATGATGAAGGCAG TGGTCCATGCTGTGGACGGCACCACAGAGAATGGGATCCACCCATTGAGCTCCTCTGAGGTGGACGAACTCATCCACAAAGCTGATGAAGTCACACTGAGCGAGGCAGGGTCCACAGCAGGACCAGCAGAGACCCGGGGGCCCTCAGAGGAGGCAGTCCGGACCACGCCCTCCCGGCGGGAGATCACCGGAGTGCAGGCACAGCCAGGAGAAGCCACATCAGGTCCACCAGGCATCCAACCTGGCCAGGAGCCCCCCGTCACCATGATCTTCATGGGCTATCAGAACGTGGAGGATGAAGCTGAGACCAAGAAGGTGCTGGGGCTACAGGACACCATCACAGCAGAGTTGGTGGTCATTGAGGATGCGGCTGAGCCCAAAGAGCCTGCGCCACCCAATGGCAGTGCCGCTGAGCCCCCCACCACTGTGGAGTCCAGGGAGGAAAACCAGGCAGGGCCCAAGGCCACCACCAGCGACCCCCAGGACCTCGACATGAAGAAGCAGCGCTGTAAATGCTGCTCGATCATGTGA